The following proteins are encoded in a genomic region of Oryzias latipes chromosome 17, ASM223467v1:
- the LOC101162555 gene encoding collectin-12 isoform X1 yields the protein MKDDFAEEEDVQSFGYKRFGIQEGSECTKCKNDWVLRAAIALLYVLCALLTIAVAVLGYKVVQKMENVSEGMQNYGGKIDAVETDLKKLDDQTGEKSVNTTNNIKTFKLNLDALQSQLQNISIRATSNSHMLKELLVAGDKTQDGHVSLQSFLEGNTASLRGINQTLASYSETINDLQTDTASLQSEMQGQVKIQGQTQVSISALNISGALQWNLLSTLQKTVEDTGQAVEKLKNKYQTLQQLASSTQNKAVWLQEKVQYLQVLAVNNSALSRSNGETLDDLEAQLTALTGRIQNTSTLSEGRDQSLRELMDHQRDHYNATSMKFDQIEARLDRHESEMKDITANVTFSGNILGTIVSNLNDLRSCAETVIKHTDLLEALNGSLEEAKADSLGLRAQQDELVTRLDKEVSNLSMVMEEMKLVDSRHSQLITNFTILRGPPGPKGPKGERGLQGLMGHLGPKGEKGDQGVPGMLGPKGDKGPIGPPGSPGPKGLQGIPGFPGSKGTRGPGGRPGSPGDKGDNGAPGLPGRDGPPGLPGQQGPPGPSGLPGPAGLQGPRGPVGPIGPPGPPGLPGLPAPISPVFFQPQGPPHVSKPTEPAPVPTEIAQSSVPQQTQVPPLHTPNPNPGCPTGFRRFRDSCYFFSSGSQRLNFDQAKLFCTNISSHMIIINDEEEQQYVKTSIAKKGYFWLGLTDREEENVWKWVDGTQPDFNMWKPGQPDNWTHGHEDGEDCAGLIHLAFWNDFYCTDSIGYICERSADAEIPVS from the exons GAATCCAGGAGGGATCGGAGTGTACCAAGTGCAAGAATGACTGGGTTTTAAGGGCGGCCATTGCACTCCTGTACGTGTTGTGCGCCCTGCTCACTATAGCGGTGGCTGTCCTCGGATACAAAG TGGTCCAGAAGATGGAGAATGTCTCAGAAGGGATGCAAAATTATGGAGGCAAGATCGATGCTGTGGAGACAGATTTAAAGAAACTAG ATGATCAGACGGGAGAGAAATCAGTAAATACCACCAATAACATTAAAACCTTCAAATTAAATCTGGACGCATTACAAAGCCAACTGCAGAACATTTCTATCAGAGCGACCAGCAACAGTCACATGTTGAAAGAACTTTTAGTAGCAGGAGACAAAACACAGGACGGCCATGTCTCCCTACAGAGTTTCCTGGAGGGCAACACGGCGTCGCTGCGAGGGATCAATCAGACGTTGGCCTCCTACAGTGAAACGATCAATGACCTCCAAACAGACACCGCATCGCTCCAGTCTGAGATGCAGGGTCAGGTGAAAATCCAGGGTCAAACCCAGGTCAGCATCAGCGCGCTGAATATCTCCGGGGCGCTCCAGTGGAACCTCCTGAGCACTCTGCAGAAGACCGTCGAAGATACGGGACAAGCAGTCGAGAAGCTGAAGAATAAATATCAGACCCTGCAGCAGCTCGCCTCAAGCACACAGAACAAAGCGGTGTGGCTCCAGGAAAAAGTCCAATACCTTCAGGTCTTGGCGGTCAACAACTCCGCCTTGTCCAGATCCAACGGAGAAACTCTGGATGACTTAGAAGCTCAGCTGACCGCTCTGACAGGCCGAATCCAAAATACCTCAACTCTGTCTGAGGGGCGTGACCAGAGCTTACGAGAGCTGATGGACCACCAGAGAGACCATTACAATGCCACCTCCATGAAGTTTGATCAAATAGAAGCGCGGCTGGACAGACATGAGAGTGAAATGAAAGACATAACGGCAAATGTCACCTTTTCCGGGAACATCCTCGGGACCATCGTGTCTAACCTGAATGACCTGAGGTCTTGTGCTGAAACCGTAATCAAACATACGGACCTGTTGGAGGCGCTCAACGGCAGCCTGGAAGAGGCGAAGGCCGACAGTTTGGGGCTGCGAGCACAGCAGGACGAGCTGGTGACCAGACTGGACAAAGAGGTCAGCAACCTCTCCATGGTGATGGAGGAGATGAAGCTGGTGGACAGCAGGCACTCCCAGCTCATCACCAACTTTACCATCCTGCGCG GTCCACCAGGTCCAAAAGGCCCAAAGGGGGAAAGAGGTCTCCAGGGTCTGATGGGCCATCTTGGACCGAAAGGTGAGAAAGGAGACCAAGGGGTGCCAGGAATGCTGGGACCCAAAGGAGACAAGGGTCCTATTGGACCACCAGGGTCACCGGGTCCAAAGGGTTTGCAAGGGATTCCAGGGTTTCCGGGAAGTAAAGGAACAAGGGGTCCTGGAGGTCGACCTGGAAGCCCCGGTGACAAAGGTGATAATGGGGCTCCTGGTCTTCCTGGGAGAGATGGACCGCCAGGATTGCCGGGACAACAGGGCCCCCCCGGGCCTTCAGGGTTACCAGGACCGGCAGGTTTACAGGGGCCTAGAGGACCTGTTGGACCCATTGGCCCACCTGGTCCTCCGGGCCTCCCGGGGCTGCCCGCTCCGATATCTCCTGTATTTTTTCAACCTCAGGGGCCACCTCACGTCAGCAAACCCACAGAACCAGCTCCAGTACCTACAGAGATAGCACAAAGCTCAGTCCCTCAGCAGACTCAGGTCCCACCTCTGCACACCCCAAACCCAAACCCAG GATGTCCAACTGGCTTCAGGAGGTTTAGGGACAGCTGCTACTTCTTCTCCTCTGGTTCTCAGAGACTCAACTTTGATCAGGCCAAACTCTTCTGCACCAACATTTCCTCTCATATGATCATTATCAACGATGAGGAGGAACAG CAATACGTGAAAACTTCTATCGCAAAGAAAGGCTACTTCTGGTTGGGGCTCACAGATAGAGAAGAGGAAAATGTCTGGAAGTGGGTGGATGGAACTCAACCAGATTTCAA CATGTGGAAGCCTGGTCAGCCTGATAATTGGACCCATGGTCATGAGGATGGAGAAGATTGTGCAGGCCTCATCCATTTGGCCTTCTGGAATGATTTCTACTGCACTGACAGCATCGGTTACATCTGTGAACGATCAGCTGACG CTGAAATCCCAGTTTCATAG
- the LOC101162555 gene encoding collectin-12 isoform X2, with product MENVSEGMQNYGGKIDAVETDLKKLDDQTGEKSVNTTNNIKTFKLNLDALQSQLQNISIRATSNSHMLKELLVAGDKTQDGHVSLQSFLEGNTASLRGINQTLASYSETINDLQTDTASLQSEMQGQVKIQGQTQVSISALNISGALQWNLLSTLQKTVEDTGQAVEKLKNKYQTLQQLASSTQNKAVWLQEKVQYLQVLAVNNSALSRSNGETLDDLEAQLTALTGRIQNTSTLSEGRDQSLRELMDHQRDHYNATSMKFDQIEARLDRHESEMKDITANVTFSGNILGTIVSNLNDLRSCAETVIKHTDLLEALNGSLEEAKADSLGLRAQQDELVTRLDKEVSNLSMVMEEMKLVDSRHSQLITNFTILRGPPGPKGPKGERGLQGLMGHLGPKGEKGDQGVPGMLGPKGDKGPIGPPGSPGPKGLQGIPGFPGSKGTRGPGGRPGSPGDKGDNGAPGLPGRDGPPGLPGQQGPPGPSGLPGPAGLQGPRGPVGPIGPPGPPGLPGLPAPISPVFFQPQGPPHVSKPTEPAPVPTEIAQSSVPQQTQVPPLHTPNPNPGCPTGFRRFRDSCYFFSSGSQRLNFDQAKLFCTNISSHMIIINDEEEQQYVKTSIAKKGYFWLGLTDREEENVWKWVDGTQPDFNMWKPGQPDNWTHGHEDGEDCAGLIHLAFWNDFYCTDSIGYICERSADAEIPVS from the exons ATGGAGAATGTCTCAGAAGGGATGCAAAATTATGGAGGCAAGATCGATGCTGTGGAGACAGATTTAAAGAAACTAG ATGATCAGACGGGAGAGAAATCAGTAAATACCACCAATAACATTAAAACCTTCAAATTAAATCTGGACGCATTACAAAGCCAACTGCAGAACATTTCTATCAGAGCGACCAGCAACAGTCACATGTTGAAAGAACTTTTAGTAGCAGGAGACAAAACACAGGACGGCCATGTCTCCCTACAGAGTTTCCTGGAGGGCAACACGGCGTCGCTGCGAGGGATCAATCAGACGTTGGCCTCCTACAGTGAAACGATCAATGACCTCCAAACAGACACCGCATCGCTCCAGTCTGAGATGCAGGGTCAGGTGAAAATCCAGGGTCAAACCCAGGTCAGCATCAGCGCGCTGAATATCTCCGGGGCGCTCCAGTGGAACCTCCTGAGCACTCTGCAGAAGACCGTCGAAGATACGGGACAAGCAGTCGAGAAGCTGAAGAATAAATATCAGACCCTGCAGCAGCTCGCCTCAAGCACACAGAACAAAGCGGTGTGGCTCCAGGAAAAAGTCCAATACCTTCAGGTCTTGGCGGTCAACAACTCCGCCTTGTCCAGATCCAACGGAGAAACTCTGGATGACTTAGAAGCTCAGCTGACCGCTCTGACAGGCCGAATCCAAAATACCTCAACTCTGTCTGAGGGGCGTGACCAGAGCTTACGAGAGCTGATGGACCACCAGAGAGACCATTACAATGCCACCTCCATGAAGTTTGATCAAATAGAAGCGCGGCTGGACAGACATGAGAGTGAAATGAAAGACATAACGGCAAATGTCACCTTTTCCGGGAACATCCTCGGGACCATCGTGTCTAACCTGAATGACCTGAGGTCTTGTGCTGAAACCGTAATCAAACATACGGACCTGTTGGAGGCGCTCAACGGCAGCCTGGAAGAGGCGAAGGCCGACAGTTTGGGGCTGCGAGCACAGCAGGACGAGCTGGTGACCAGACTGGACAAAGAGGTCAGCAACCTCTCCATGGTGATGGAGGAGATGAAGCTGGTGGACAGCAGGCACTCCCAGCTCATCACCAACTTTACCATCCTGCGCG GTCCACCAGGTCCAAAAGGCCCAAAGGGGGAAAGAGGTCTCCAGGGTCTGATGGGCCATCTTGGACCGAAAGGTGAGAAAGGAGACCAAGGGGTGCCAGGAATGCTGGGACCCAAAGGAGACAAGGGTCCTATTGGACCACCAGGGTCACCGGGTCCAAAGGGTTTGCAAGGGATTCCAGGGTTTCCGGGAAGTAAAGGAACAAGGGGTCCTGGAGGTCGACCTGGAAGCCCCGGTGACAAAGGTGATAATGGGGCTCCTGGTCTTCCTGGGAGAGATGGACCGCCAGGATTGCCGGGACAACAGGGCCCCCCCGGGCCTTCAGGGTTACCAGGACCGGCAGGTTTACAGGGGCCTAGAGGACCTGTTGGACCCATTGGCCCACCTGGTCCTCCGGGCCTCCCGGGGCTGCCCGCTCCGATATCTCCTGTATTTTTTCAACCTCAGGGGCCACCTCACGTCAGCAAACCCACAGAACCAGCTCCAGTACCTACAGAGATAGCACAAAGCTCAGTCCCTCAGCAGACTCAGGTCCCACCTCTGCACACCCCAAACCCAAACCCAG GATGTCCAACTGGCTTCAGGAGGTTTAGGGACAGCTGCTACTTCTTCTCCTCTGGTTCTCAGAGACTCAACTTTGATCAGGCCAAACTCTTCTGCACCAACATTTCCTCTCATATGATCATTATCAACGATGAGGAGGAACAG CAATACGTGAAAACTTCTATCGCAAAGAAAGGCTACTTCTGGTTGGGGCTCACAGATAGAGAAGAGGAAAATGTCTGGAAGTGGGTGGATGGAACTCAACCAGATTTCAA CATGTGGAAGCCTGGTCAGCCTGATAATTGGACCCATGGTCATGAGGATGGAGAAGATTGTGCAGGCCTCATCCATTTGGCCTTCTGGAATGATTTCTACTGCACTGACAGCATCGGTTACATCTGTGAACGATCAGCTGACG CTGAAATCCCAGTTTCATAG
- the stam gene encoding signal transducing adapter molecule 1: MPLFTTNPFDQDVEKATSEMNTAEDWGLILDICDKIGQSRTGPKECLRSVMRRVNHKDPHVAMQALTLLGACVSNCGKIFHLEVCSREFASEVSNVLNKGHPKVCEKLKALMVEWAEDFRNDPQLSLISAMIKNLREQGVTFPIVGSQAAEQAKASPALVAKDPATSTNKKEEEDLAKAIELSLKEQRQQPLASLYPNASSLVSSHKSDGRKVRAIYDFEAAEDNELTFKSGEIITILDDSDPNWWKGETYQGIGLFPSNFVTADLSAEPEMMKMEKKSVQFSEEIQVETIEPQQEPVFIDEDKMDQLLQMIQSADPTDNQSDSVELLQLEGACNQMGPLIDQKLEDIDRKHSELSDLNVKVMEALSLYAKLMNEDPVYNMYAKLQSPQYYMQQQQPAGATQQVYPGQPGSGSYAMGSTGVQGYAVPLEQLPAGAPIPAQPGPGDVHMYMGQPPVYTAAPGSMAPPDVQTYPNPASAAPAGMTHAANYSGPPATRIAPPADLPQGAYSEKALL, from the exons ATGCCTCTCTTCACCACCAACCCTTTTGACCAAGATGTCG AGAAAGCCACCAGTGAGATGAACACGGCCGAGGACTGGGGCCTCATCCTGGACATATGTGATAAGATCGGGCAGTCCCGCACAGG TCCTAAAGAATGCCTCCGTTCTGTCATGAGGAGAGTGAACCATAAGGACCCCCACGTTGCTATGCAAGCCCTGACA CTTCTCGGCGCTTGTGTCTCCAACTGCGGCAAAATTTTCCATCTGGAGGTGTGCTCCAGGGAGTTTGCCAGTGAAGTCAGTAACGTCCTCAACAAG GGTCACCCAAAGGTGTGCGAGAAGCTGAAGGCCCTGATGGTGGAGTGGGCCGAAGATTTCCGCAACGATCCCCAACTCAGCCTGATTTCAGCCATGATCAAGAATCTGCGAGAGCAGGGCGTCACTTTCCCCATTGTGGGGTCCCAG GCTGCTGAGCAGGCAAAAGCCAGCCCGGCGTTGGTGGCGAAGGATCCCGCCAcgtcaacaaacaaaaaagaggaagaagacctGGCCAAAG CCATCGAGCTGTCGTTGAAAGAGCAGCGTCAGCAGCCGCTGGCGAGCCTTTACCCAAACGCCTCCAGCTTGGTTTCCTCTCACAAGTCTGACGGCAGGAAAGTGCGAGCCATCTACGACTTCGAGGCGGCGGAGGACAACGAGCTGACCTTCAAGTCTGGAGAGATCATCACTATTTTGGACGACAG TGACCCCAACTGGTGGAAAGGGGAAACGTACCAGGGAATCGGCTTGTTCCCCTCCAACTTTGTGACTGCAGACCTCAGTGCTGAGCCTGAGATGA TGAAAATGGAGAAGAAGTCGGTGCAGTTCAGTGAGGAGATCCAGGTGGAGACCATCGAGCCCCAGCAGGAGCCCGTCTTCATAGACGAG GACAAAATGGAccagctgctgcagatgatccAGAGCGCCGACCCGACAGACAACCAGTCCGACAgcgtggagctgctgcagctggaag gtGCTTGTAATCAGATGGGACCTCTCATTGACCAGAAGCTGGAGGACATAGACAG GAAACACTCGGAGCTGTCGGACCTGAACGTGAAGGTGATGGAAGCTCTGTCTTTGTATGCGAAGCTGATGAATGAAGATCCCGTCTACAACATGTACGCCAAGCTGCAGAGCCCGCAGTACtacatgcagcagcagcagcctgccGGCGCCACACAGCAG GTCTACCCCGGTCAGCCTGGGTCCGGCTCTTATGCCATGGGCAGCACGGGGGTGCAGGGCTACGCGGTTCCTCTGGAGCAGCTTCCTGCTGGAGCCCCCATCCCCGCTCAGCCCGGTCCGGG TGACGTCCACATGTACATGGGCCAGCCGCCGGTCTACACCGCCGCCCCGGGCAGCATGGCCCCGCCGGACGTTCAGACGTACCCGAACCCCGCCAGCGCCGCCCCCGCAGGCATGACGCACGCCGCCAACTACAGCGGCCCTCCAGCCACCAGGATAGCGCCACCTGCAGACCTCCCGCAGGGCGCGTACTCGGAGAAGGCGCTGCTATAG
- the LOC101163033 gene encoding transmembrane protein 236 — protein MIVSGCSPTMPSGKTVKLFLYEGLQFAAVVVPLFVVMERFARVVRVAKGWDETAYWLVVAASIAYVTSVTLLVWAPLKYVTLKRRRVVAEITQWRPTALAYLLLCTLPCFAIIVAGFKVQMDSGLYSDPFTELPVSLVLFCLICVDVIERIRPWRLMGKSNTFDPDGDASGPVPPRLERVTTVSAQLPANGGQEEPARVQGEVSNGGRWSEHADSSRPSPLSARTYPTSYPYSSSSSWRPLTYSGPLRVLWRRDGRAKVFMASFLFWLDTVEMLRSAGEPSVFGTGWVFPVYVLTFLSALRVIIAPQSGLLPLAGVVLQDLPFFVLRLALTAAFGFITPVLYLMKNLLVCLSYVYFTWLTRLTPFRGHSMF, from the exons ATGATCGTCTCCGGCTGCTCGCCGACCATGCCGTCGGGGAAGACGGTCAAGCTCTTCTTGTATGAGGGGCTGCAGTTCGCCGCTGTCGTGGTGCCCCTCTTTGTCGTCATGGAGAGGTTCGCCCGGGTCGTCCGTGTGGCGAAGGGGTGGGACGAGACGGCTTACTGGCTGGTGGTGGCGGCCTCCATCGCCTACGTGACCTCTGTGACCCTGCTGGTGTGGGCTCCGCTGAAGTACGTGACCCTGAAGAGGCGGAGGGTCGTCGCAGAGATAACTCAGTG GAGGCCGACGGCGCTGGCGTACCTGCTCCTGTGCACGCTACCGTGTTTTGCCATCATCGTAGCTGGCTTCAAG gtgcagatggaCAGTGGACTCTACAGTGACCCGTTCACAGAGCTGCCCGTTTCCTTGGTGCTGTTCTGTCTCATCTGTGTGGACGTCATCGAGAGGATACGCCCGTGGAGGCTCATGGGAAAAT CCAACACCTTTGACCCGGACGGGGACGCGTCGGGCCCCGTCCCCCCCCGCCTGGAGCGGGTGACCACGGTGTCGGCGCAGCTGCCGGCCAATGGAGGTCAGGAAGAGCCGGCCCGCGTCCAGGGCGAGGTCAGCAACGGCGGCAGATGGTCAGAGCACGCCGACTCATCCAGGCCTTCGCCTCTCAGCGCACGCACCTACCCCACGTCTTACCcgtactcctcctcctcctcatggcGACCCTTGACCTACTCCGGGCCCCTGCGCGTCCTGTGGAGGCGGGACGGCCGGGCGAAGGTGTTCATGGCGAGCTTCCTCTTCTGGTTGGACACGGTGGAGATGCTGAGGTCAGCAGGAGAGCCGTCAGTCTTTGGCACGGGGTGGGTGTTCCCCGTCTACGTCCTGACCTTCCTCTCGGCTCTGCGGGTCATCATCGCTCCTCAGAGCGGCCTGCTGCCTCTGGCGGGGGTCGTTCTGCAGGACCTCCCGTTCTTCGTCCTCCGTTTGGCTCTGACGGCGGCGTTCGGCTTCATCACGCCGGTGCTGTACCTCATGAAGAACCTCCTGGTGTGTCTGTCCTACGTCTACTTCACATGGCTGACCCGGCTGACGCCCTTCAGAGGCCACAGCATGTTCTAG